One genomic region from Ornithinicoccus hortensis encodes:
- a CDS encoding DEDD exonuclease domain-containing protein: MQMVQETFEDLGFALSDVTFVVVDLETTGGSAAECDITEIGAVKVRGGEVLGEFQTLVRPTAPIPPFITVLTGISNQMVAGAPRIESVLPSFLEFAAGSVLVAHNAGFDVSFLKSAAAHAGHPWPGFPVLDTVRLARQLVHRDEAPNHKLSSLATLFGAQTVPNHRALQDARATVDVLHGLIERVGNLGVHTLEELQSYSSRVTPAQRRKRFLADAMPSAPGVYVFKDRRGEPLYVGTAGDIRRRTRSYFTASETRRRMAEMVGIAESITPIVCATRLEAQVRELRLIAQHKPRYNRRSRQPEKALWVKLTVEPFPRLSIVRRVKDDGAHYAGPFGSRKSAEQAITAVHEVVPLRQCSQRLSAKPGTSACVLAEMGRCGAPCIGGQDVSDYAAVAERAAKVLVGDGREVVQALRARLDALSAQERFEDARALRDRMLALVRAAARSQRMAPLAKTPELVAARRSEAGGWEVVCVRYGRLAATTVTPRGADPVPFIAALRATAEVVAAPEGPTPAAFPEETEQILRWLETPGTRLVDLQGGSWTCPVGGAGQTRAQLEPMSRTWGGFDRDREHAALSGQRPLERPPGALRADAAERTAKVET, from the coding sequence ATGCAGATGGTGCAGGAGACGTTCGAGGACCTCGGGTTCGCCCTGTCCGACGTCACCTTCGTGGTGGTCGACCTGGAGACCACGGGTGGTTCCGCCGCCGAGTGCGACATCACCGAGATCGGCGCGGTCAAGGTCCGCGGGGGCGAGGTGCTGGGCGAGTTCCAGACGCTGGTGCGGCCGACCGCGCCGATCCCCCCGTTCATCACCGTCCTCACCGGCATCAGCAACCAGATGGTCGCCGGGGCCCCGCGGATCGAGTCCGTGCTCCCGTCCTTCCTGGAGTTCGCCGCGGGATCGGTGCTCGTGGCACACAACGCCGGCTTCGACGTCTCCTTCCTCAAGTCGGCCGCTGCCCACGCCGGGCACCCCTGGCCGGGCTTCCCGGTGCTGGACACGGTCCGTCTGGCCCGTCAGCTGGTGCACCGGGACGAGGCGCCCAACCACAAGCTCTCCAGCCTGGCCACCCTGTTCGGCGCACAGACGGTGCCCAACCACCGGGCGCTCCAGGACGCCCGCGCGACCGTGGACGTCTTGCACGGCCTCATCGAGCGCGTCGGCAACCTGGGCGTGCACACCCTGGAGGAGCTGCAGAGCTACTCCAGCAGGGTGACGCCGGCGCAACGGCGCAAGCGCTTCCTCGCCGACGCGATGCCGTCCGCCCCTGGCGTGTACGTCTTCAAGGACCGCCGTGGGGAGCCGCTGTACGTCGGGACCGCCGGGGACATACGCCGCCGCACCCGCTCCTACTTCACCGCCTCGGAGACCAGACGCCGGATGGCCGAGATGGTCGGCATCGCCGAGTCGATCACCCCGATCGTGTGCGCCACCCGGTTGGAGGCCCAGGTCCGGGAGCTCCGGTTGATCGCCCAGCACAAACCGCGCTACAACCGGCGCTCCCGCCAGCCCGAAAAGGCGCTGTGGGTCAAGTTGACCGTCGAGCCCTTCCCCCGCCTGAGCATCGTGCGCCGGGTCAAGGACGACGGCGCGCACTACGCCGGCCCGTTCGGCTCGCGCAAGAGCGCCGAGCAGGCGATCACCGCCGTGCACGAGGTGGTCCCGCTGCGCCAGTGCAGCCAGCGCCTGTCCGCGAAGCCCGGCACCAGCGCCTGCGTGCTCGCGGAGATGGGCCGGTGTGGCGCTCCCTGCATCGGCGGCCAGGACGTGTCCGACTACGCAGCGGTCGCCGAGCGTGCCGCCAAGGTGCTGGTCGGTGACGGGCGCGAGGTGGTCCAGGCCCTGCGCGCCCGGCTCGATGCACTGTCGGCGCAGGAGCGCTTCGAGGACGCCCGGGCGCTGCGGGACCGGATGCTGGCCCTGGTCCGGGCTGCCGCCCGCAGCCAGCGGATGGCCCCACTGGCGAAGACACCGGAACTGGTGGCCGCGCGACGCAGCGAGGCGGGGGGCTGGGAGGTCGTCTGCGTCCGCTACGGCCGTCTGGCAGCGACCACGGTCACGCCGCGGGGCGCCGACCCGGTGCCGTTCATCGCGGCGTTGCGGGCCACCGCCGAGGTGGTGGCCGCCCCGGAGGGACCGACCCCGGCAGCGTTCCCGGAGGAGACCGAGCAGATCCTGCGCTGGCTGGAGACGCCCGGCACCCGGCTGGTCGACCTGCAGGGCGGCTCCTGGACCTGCCCGGTCGGCGGCGCCGGCCAGACCAGGGCACAGTTGGAGCCGATGTCGCGGACCTGGGGTGGGTTCGACCGCGACCGGGAGCATGCAGCCCTGTCCGGGCAGCGGCCGCTGGAGCGTCCACCGGGGGCGCTGCGCGCCGATGCGGCAGAGCGCACCGCTAAGGTGGAGACGTGA
- a CDS encoding response regulator transcription factor, which translates to MTVATTADQASGIRRITVLLYSDDRATRDAVRLGVGSTPSRDVHVERWLECATPDAVLQAVQDGGFDVLVLDGEATPYGGLGLCRQLKNEIHDCPPVLVLTGRADDGWLAAWSQAEAVVPHPLDPAALAGAVARLVTR; encoded by the coding sequence ATGACCGTTGCGACGACCGCCGACCAGGCCTCCGGAATTCGCCGGATCACCGTGCTGCTCTACAGCGACGACCGCGCCACCCGTGACGCCGTCCGGCTGGGGGTCGGAAGTACCCCGAGCAGGGACGTCCACGTCGAGCGGTGGCTCGAGTGCGCAACCCCCGACGCGGTGCTGCAGGCGGTGCAGGACGGGGGCTTCGACGTGCTCGTGCTCGACGGGGAGGCCACGCCCTACGGGGGTCTCGGGCTGTGCCGTCAGTTGAAGAACGAGATCCACGACTGCCCGCCGGTGCTCGTGCTCACCGGCCGGGCCGACGACGGGTGGTTGGCGGCCTGGTCCCAGGCGGAGGCCGTCGTCCCGCACCCGCTGGACCCGGCCGCCCTGGCCGGTGCCGTCGCCCGGCTCGTCACCCGGTGA
- a CDS encoding Lrp/AsnC family transcriptional regulator has product MISAIVMIKADVARIPEVAAEIVAIDGISEVYSVTGEIDLIAVARVARHEDFHTVIADQLNKVPGVLETSTHIAFRTYSDQDLEAGFALGLEDGD; this is encoded by the coding sequence GTGATTTCCGCCATCGTGATGATCAAGGCCGACGTAGCCCGTATCCCGGAGGTAGCCGCCGAGATCGTGGCCATCGACGGGATCAGCGAGGTCTACTCGGTGACCGGTGAGATCGACCTCATCGCCGTGGCCCGGGTGGCCCGACACGAGGACTTCCACACGGTGATCGCCGACCAGCTGAACAAGGTGCCCGGCGTGCTGGAGACGAGCACGCACATCGCGTTCCGCACCTACTCGGACCAGGACCTCGAGGCGGGCTTCGCCCTGGGCCTGGAAGACGGGGACTGA
- the trpD gene encoding anthranilate phosphoribosyltransferase, whose translation MNGQPATTWPDVFTHLLAGEDLSAEAAAWAMDQVMRGEASPTQLSAFLVALRAKGESVAEMRGLADMMLAHALRFEVEGPALDIVGTGGDRAHTVNISTMSSIVANGAGVRVVKHGNRAASSKSGSADVLEALGVSLDLSPEAVHETFRRCGITFCFAMTFHPSFRHSGVVRRELGIPTAFNFLGPLTNPAQPRYGAIGVANDRMAPLLAGVLADRGQVAAVFRGDDGLDEITTTTTTTVWWVQDGQVHQFTLDPERLGVPRHPIEALRGDDAAFNAGVARDLLAGKTGAVRDAVLLNAGTALAVVQAGEDSRVPTSEEEFHASVRAGMERAAAAIDDGSAQRALDGWVAATAG comes from the coding sequence GTGAACGGGCAGCCGGCCACGACCTGGCCGGACGTCTTCACCCACCTGCTGGCCGGGGAGGACCTCTCCGCCGAGGCCGCCGCGTGGGCGATGGACCAGGTGATGCGCGGCGAGGCCTCGCCGACCCAGTTGAGCGCCTTCCTCGTGGCGCTGCGCGCCAAGGGGGAGTCCGTCGCCGAGATGCGCGGCCTGGCCGACATGATGCTCGCCCACGCGCTGCGCTTCGAGGTCGAGGGTCCGGCCCTGGACATCGTCGGCACCGGTGGCGACCGCGCGCACACCGTGAACATCTCGACGATGTCCTCCATCGTGGCCAACGGCGCCGGGGTCCGCGTCGTCAAGCACGGCAACCGGGCGGCATCGTCCAAGTCCGGCTCCGCCGACGTGCTGGAGGCGTTGGGGGTCAGCCTCGACCTGTCACCCGAGGCGGTGCACGAGACCTTCCGCCGGTGCGGCATCACGTTCTGCTTCGCGATGACCTTCCACCCCTCGTTCCGGCACTCCGGCGTGGTGCGTCGGGAACTGGGCATCCCGACCGCCTTCAACTTCCTCGGTCCGCTCACCAACCCGGCCCAGCCGCGGTACGGGGCGATCGGGGTGGCCAACGACCGGATGGCGCCGCTGCTGGCCGGTGTGCTGGCCGACCGCGGTCAGGTGGCCGCCGTCTTCCGGGGGGATGACGGGCTCGACGAGATCACCACGACCACGACCACGACCGTCTGGTGGGTTCAGGACGGTCAGGTCCACCAGTTCACCCTCGACCCGGAGCGACTGGGTGTCCCGCGGCACCCGATCGAGGCGCTGCGTGGTGACGACGCGGCGTTCAACGCCGGGGTGGCCCGGGACCTGCTCGCCGGCAAGACGGGCGCCGTCCGCGACGCGGTGCTGCTCAATGCCGGGACGGCGCTGGCGGTCGTGCAGGCGGGGGAGGACTCTCGGGTGCCTACCTCGGAGGAGGAGTTCCACGCCTCCGTGCGGGCGGGGATGGAGCGGGCGGCCGCGGCGATCGACGACGGCTCCGCGCAACGCGCCCTGGACGGCTGGGTCGCCGCGACCGCGGGCTGA